A single Pseudomonas sp. MM223 DNA region contains:
- the fecR_6 gene encoding Protein FecR (*Name fecR_6): protein MHDSAPAQAQVDQAIDWLVKLRFDRPSPRTEQQFQHWLASHPHNPLAWQRVSHLGDELAGLPKDLSRHTLDGSQRQRNSRRDHLKLLALLAVGGSLGWASREPLGLPQLLADSSTATGERRQWQVSDGSHIQLNTASAIDLHYSAEQRQLELIRGEVSLDSNPNDTRPFHIATRVGPLTTLNGQLLLRENNQGLLLAVRRGEVTLFPTSASPRQVQPGETLQVEANGSVQPVTLHSDPWAWTDGVLSVQQMPLAEFVAELARYRPGLLRCAPEVANLKVSGTYQLADTGQILQLLTRSLPVRVDYKTRYWVSIGAA from the coding sequence ATGCATGATAGCGCGCCGGCGCAGGCGCAGGTCGACCAGGCCATCGACTGGCTGGTGAAGCTGCGCTTCGACCGCCCGAGCCCGCGTACCGAGCAGCAGTTCCAGCACTGGCTGGCCAGCCACCCCCACAATCCGCTGGCCTGGCAGCGGGTCAGCCACCTCGGCGACGAACTGGCCGGGCTGCCCAAGGACCTGAGCCGGCATACCCTGGATGGCAGCCAGCGCCAGCGCAACAGCCGCCGTGACCACCTCAAGCTCCTGGCGCTGCTGGCCGTAGGCGGCAGCCTGGGCTGGGCCTCGCGCGAACCTCTGGGCCTGCCGCAACTGCTGGCTGACAGCAGCACCGCCACCGGTGAGCGGCGCCAGTGGCAAGTCAGCGATGGCAGCCATATACAGCTCAACACGGCCAGCGCCATCGACCTGCATTACAGCGCTGAGCAACGCCAGTTGGAACTGATACGTGGCGAGGTCAGCCTGGACAGCAACCCCAACGATACCCGCCCATTCCACATCGCCACCCGCGTCGGCCCGCTTACCACTCTCAATGGCCAACTGCTGCTGCGCGAAAACAACCAGGGCCTGCTGCTGGCGGTGCGCCGTGGTGAAGTGACACTGTTCCCCACTTCGGCCTCACCGCGGCAGGTGCAGCCGGGCGAAACCTTGCAGGTCGAGGCCAATGGCAGTGTCCAGCCGGTGACGCTGCACAGCGACCCCTGGGCCTGGACCGACGGCGTGCTCAGCGTGCAGCAGATGCCACTGGCCGAGTTTGTCGCAGAGCTCGCCCGCTACCGCCCTGGCCTGCTGCGCTGTGCCCCCGAGGTGGCCAATTTAAAAGTGTCAGGCACCTATCAGTTGGCCGATACCGGTCAGATTCTGCAGTTGCTCACCCGCAGCCTGCCGGTGCGTGTCGACTACAAAACGCGCTATTGGGTAAGCATCGGCGCCGCCTGA
- the pupA_1 gene encoding Ferric-pseudobactin 358 receptor (*Name pupA_1), which yields MLSNLRARIPFTPRNALAFGIHLGLGSLPLALAPVAVAQQQVQRYDIAAGALGDVLSSFARQAGVAISFDASEVEGRRSAGLQGSYGVQEGFAVVLGGQGLQAQASADGFVLVSVPGNDGALELGATTINSQMPGSTTEGSGSYTTGVSNAATKLNLSLRETPQSVSVMTRQRMDDQNLRSIGQVLEQTPGINVQSPGSDRLYVFSRGLAIDSYQYDGMPTTTFAFSQALPQALSDMAIYDRVEVVRGATGLLTGAGDPSGTVNLVRKKPTEHFQGYISGGLGSWDLYRTEVDVSGPLTDNGAVRGRAVAAYQQGNSFTDHLQQQKTIVYGVSEMDLTPDTLFTLGVEYLDSDPRGFSTTGLPVVATDGSGRGFQYRMPRSYNGASRDSSNHQESVNTFTSLEHRLGEGWALKLAANYLYGTRDYDSVIVGTTTGVVNPATGDGLRYTATKGDNTQKQRGIDVMLSGPFQLLGREHELVMGFNYQSYENRRNGFGNLLANGSSNNGVSGVPVNIWGWDNHSPTPSYNFNREDDDIDQRQTGAYLATRLKPTDDLSVIVGARVSHYQYDALFHYHVASLQPYDTDDSVKATGEVTPYAGVVYDLNEVHSVYASYTSIFKPQPYRDQAGKLLEPREGDNYEIGLKSEYFGGRLNTAVALYEVRLDNDAVADGTVAGSDGLITAYRAEKTTTRGIDMEVSGELAPGWNLAASYTHSRVKDNDGERVKTTIPMDMFKLWTTYQLAGELERLTIGGGVNWQSGMHFTATPWQVSNPVKVKQGDYATVGLMARYQFTRQWSATATVNNLFDEKYFGSFDDNFNSASYGEPRNFMLSSKWEF from the coding sequence ATGCTTTCGAACTTGCGCGCGCGCATCCCTTTCACGCCTCGCAATGCGCTGGCTTTTGGTATTCACCTGGGGCTGGGCAGCCTGCCGTTAGCCCTGGCGCCTGTAGCGGTGGCCCAGCAGCAGGTGCAGCGCTATGACATCGCAGCGGGTGCGCTGGGTGATGTGCTCAGTAGCTTTGCTCGCCAAGCCGGCGTGGCAATTTCGTTCGATGCCAGCGAGGTCGAAGGGCGACGCAGCGCGGGGTTGCAGGGTAGCTATGGCGTGCAGGAAGGGTTTGCCGTGGTGCTGGGCGGGCAGGGGCTGCAGGCGCAGGCGAGTGCCGATGGTTTTGTGTTGGTCAGCGTGCCAGGCAATGACGGGGCACTGGAGTTAGGGGCGACCACCATCAACAGCCAGATGCCGGGCAGCACTACCGAAGGCAGCGGCTCGTACACCACCGGTGTCAGCAACGCTGCCACCAAGCTCAACCTGAGCCTGCGCGAGACGCCGCAGTCGGTCAGTGTAATGACCCGCCAGCGGATGGATGACCAGAATTTGCGCAGCATAGGGCAGGTGCTCGAACAAACGCCCGGCATCAATGTGCAGAGCCCGGGCAGTGATCGCCTGTACGTGTTCTCCCGTGGGCTGGCGATCGACAGCTACCAGTACGATGGCATGCCTACCACGACGTTCGCGTTCAGCCAGGCGCTGCCCCAGGCGCTTTCGGACATGGCCATCTACGACCGGGTCGAAGTGGTGCGAGGCGCTACCGGTTTGTTGACGGGGGCGGGCGACCCGTCCGGCACGGTAAACCTTGTTCGCAAGAAACCCACCGAGCATTTCCAGGGCTACATCAGTGGCGGGCTTGGTTCCTGGGACCTGTACCGCACCGAAGTGGATGTATCCGGCCCGCTGACCGACAACGGTGCCGTGCGCGGTCGTGCGGTGGCGGCGTACCAGCAAGGCAACAGCTTCACCGACCACCTGCAACAGCAGAAGACCATCGTGTATGGCGTGAGCGAGATGGACCTGACGCCGGATACCCTGTTCACCCTGGGCGTGGAGTATCTGGACAGCGACCCGCGTGGGTTTTCCACCACAGGTTTGCCGGTTGTGGCCACCGATGGTTCGGGGCGCGGTTTCCAATACCGCATGCCGCGCTCATATAACGGTGCCAGCCGCGATAGCAGCAACCATCAGGAGTCGGTCAACACGTTTACCTCGCTTGAGCATCGCTTGGGCGAGGGCTGGGCACTCAAGCTCGCTGCCAATTATCTATATGGCACCCGTGACTACGATTCGGTCATCGTTGGCACCACCACGGGTGTGGTCAACCCGGCTACCGGTGATGGTTTGCGTTACACCGCCACCAAAGGTGACAACACGCAGAAACAGCGCGGTATCGACGTGATGCTCAGCGGCCCGTTCCAGTTGCTGGGGCGTGAGCACGAGCTGGTGATGGGCTTCAATTACCAAAGCTATGAGAACCGCCGTAACGGCTTTGGCAACCTGCTGGCCAATGGCAGCAGCAACAATGGTGTCAGCGGTGTACCGGTGAATATCTGGGGCTGGGACAACCACAGCCCGACGCCGTCCTATAACTTCAACCGTGAAGACGATGACATCGATCAGCGCCAGACCGGGGCCTACCTGGCGACGCGCCTCAAACCGACGGATGACTTGTCGGTGATCGTGGGTGCGCGGGTCAGCCATTACCAGTACGACGCCCTGTTCCATTATCACGTTGCCAGTCTACAGCCCTACGACACCGACGACTCGGTCAAGGCCACCGGCGAAGTCACGCCCTATGCTGGCGTGGTCTACGACCTGAACGAAGTGCACTCGGTCTATGCCAGCTACACCAGCATTTTCAAGCCGCAGCCTTATCGTGATCAGGCAGGGAAGCTGCTTGAGCCGCGCGAAGGAGACAATTACGAGATCGGCCTGAAGAGCGAGTACTTCGGCGGCCGCCTGAACACCGCTGTGGCGTTGTACGAAGTCAGGCTGGACAACGATGCCGTTGCCGATGGCACCGTGGCGGGCAGTGATGGCCTGATCACCGCTTATCGCGCGGAAAAGACCACCACCCGTGGTATCGACATGGAGGTGAGCGGGGAGCTGGCACCGGGCTGGAACCTGGCAGCCAGCTATACCCATTCCAGGGTCAAGGACAACGACGGCGAGCGGGTCAAGACCACCATCCCGATGGACATGTTCAAGCTCTGGACGACTTACCAGCTAGCGGGTGAGCTGGAGCGGCTGACCATTGGTGGTGGTGTGAACTGGCAGAGCGGCATGCACTTTACCGCGACGCCTTGGCAGGTCAGTAATCCGGTGAAGGTCAAGCAGGGGGACTATGCCACCGTTGGCCTGATGGCACGCTACCAGTTCACCCGGCAGTGGTCGGCGACTGCGACCGTGAACAACCTGTTCGATGAGAAGTACTTCGGCTCGTTCGATGACAACTTCAACAGTGCGTCGTATGGAGAGCCGCGCAACTTCATGCTGAGTTCGAAGTGGGAGTTCTGA
- the ada gene encoding Bifunctional transcriptional activator/DNA repair enzyme Ada (*Name ada), with translation MNLYTTPDQRWQAVESRDATATGHFVYAVRTTGVYCHPGCKSRMAKRTNVEFYDTPAAAEAAGYRACKRCISKASATRHNQLVTRACRLIETSDPAPSLDQLSAQLAVSPFHLHRLFKAETGVTPKAYATAFRARRLREHLEDGQRSVTDAIYDAGYNSNSRFYESADQRLGMRPRQYRAGGAGATIHFALGQCSLGAILVAQSEKGICAILLGDDPERLLHDLQDQFPKARLIGGDSAYEQLVAEVVGFVEAPALGLALPLDVQGTAFQERVWQALRDVPAGSRVSYTDIAERIGAPKAVRAVAMACAANHIAVAIPCHRVVRRDGDISGYRWGVERKQQLLKRETALS, from the coding sequence ATGAATCTCTACACCACCCCTGACCAGCGCTGGCAAGCCGTGGAGTCGCGCGACGCCACCGCCACCGGCCACTTCGTCTACGCCGTACGCACCACGGGCGTCTACTGCCACCCCGGCTGCAAATCACGCATGGCCAAGCGCACCAATGTCGAGTTCTACGACACCCCCGCTGCCGCCGAAGCCGCAGGCTACCGTGCCTGCAAGCGTTGTATCAGCAAGGCCAGCGCCACCCGCCACAACCAACTGGTCACCCGCGCCTGCCGCCTGATCGAAACCAGTGACCCCGCGCCCAGCCTCGACCAGCTCAGTGCACAGCTGGCTGTCAGCCCCTTTCACCTGCACCGGCTGTTCAAGGCCGAAACCGGCGTTACCCCCAAGGCCTACGCCACCGCCTTCCGTGCCCGGCGCCTGCGTGAGCATCTGGAAGACGGCCAGCGTTCAGTCACCGATGCCATCTACGATGCCGGCTACAACTCCAACAGCCGCTTTTACGAAAGCGCCGACCAGCGCCTGGGCATGCGCCCCCGGCAGTACCGTGCAGGCGGGGCAGGGGCCACAATCCACTTCGCCCTCGGCCAGTGTTCGCTGGGCGCAATCCTGGTGGCCCAGAGCGAAAAGGGCATTTGCGCGATTTTGCTGGGCGACGACCCAGAGCGCCTGTTGCACGACTTGCAGGACCAGTTCCCCAAGGCCCGACTGATCGGTGGCGACAGTGCGTACGAGCAGTTGGTTGCCGAAGTGGTGGGCTTTGTCGAGGCCCCGGCGCTGGGCCTGGCGTTGCCGCTGGATGTGCAAGGTACGGCGTTTCAGGAGCGGGTGTGGCAGGCGCTGCGCGATGTGCCAGCCGGCAGCCGGGTCAGCTACACCGACATTGCCGAGCGTATTGGTGCGCCTAAAGCGGTGCGCGCGGTGGCAATGGCCTGTGCAGCCAACCACATCGCAGTGGCCATCCCCTGTCATCGGGTGGTGCGCCGGGACGGTGATATCAGTGGCTACCGTTGGGGTGTCGAGCGCAAACAGCAGTTGCTCAAGCGAGAGACGGCACTCTCCTGA
- the fecI_7 gene encoding putative RNA polymerase sigma factor FecI (*Name fecI_7), translating to MQINDTLKPTEVALLYQAHHSWLRSWLRNRVGCSEHAADLAQDTFVRLLRARQVSPLKEPRAYLSSIARGLMIDQFRRRALELAYQQSLAQLPEAEVPSEEHRLVILDALDRLDHALCQLKPRVRQAFLLAQLDGLSIVQIAQQLDVSRATVERDLAKALGVCYRLRYADA from the coding sequence ATGCAGATCAACGACACGCTCAAACCGACCGAGGTCGCTCTGCTCTACCAGGCCCACCATAGCTGGCTTCGCAGCTGGTTGCGCAACCGGGTAGGTTGCAGCGAGCATGCCGCCGACCTGGCTCAGGATACCTTCGTACGGCTGTTGCGAGCTCGCCAGGTTTCGCCGCTGAAAGAGCCCCGCGCCTACCTCAGCAGCATCGCCCGTGGGCTGATGATCGACCAGTTCCGCCGTCGCGCACTGGAACTCGCCTACCAGCAAAGCCTGGCCCAACTGCCCGAAGCCGAGGTACCCAGCGAAGAGCACCGGCTGGTCATTCTCGATGCCCTGGACCGCCTCGACCATGCTTTGTGCCAGCTTAAACCGCGTGTTCGCCAGGCGTTCCTGCTGGCTCAACTGGACGGCCTGAGCATCGTGCAGATCGCCCAGCAGCTGGACGTGTCCCGGGCCACCGTCGAGCGCGACCTGGCCAAAGCCTTGGGCGTCTGCTACCGGTTACGTTATGCCGATGCATGA
- the fsr gene encoding Fosmidomycin resistance protein (*Name fsr) has protein sequence MATSSASTASTSAAASQATPLVMRIIGFCALAHLINDLIQSVLPAIYPMLKANYDLSFAQIGLITLTFQITASLLQPWVGFFTDRRPTPNLLPLGTLCTLVGIVMLAFVGSFPMILLASALVGIGSSTFHPETSRIARLASGGRFGLAQSTFQVGGNTGSALGPLLAAAIVIPFGQTHVAWFGLAALFFLGVTLMLRGWYKEHLNQAKARKAVQATHGISRNRVIAALIVLGLLVFSKYFYMASFTSYFTFYLIEKFDVSVASSQLHLFLFLGAVAAGTFFGGPIGDRIGRKAVIWFSILGVTPFTLALPYADLFWTTVLSVVIGFILASAFSAIVVYAQGLVPGSVGMIAGIFFGLMFGFGGIGAALLGYVADLRGIEYVYGVCSFLPLFGLLAVFLPSTGKR, from the coding sequence ATGGCCACCAGTAGCGCCTCCACGGCGTCCACCAGCGCAGCGGCGAGCCAAGCGACGCCGCTGGTAATGCGCATTATCGGTTTCTGCGCCCTGGCGCACCTGATCAACGACCTGATCCAGTCGGTGCTGCCGGCGATCTACCCGATGCTCAAGGCCAATTACGACCTCAGCTTCGCCCAGATCGGCCTGATCACCCTGACGTTCCAGATCACCGCTTCGCTGTTGCAACCCTGGGTCGGCTTTTTTACTGACCGCCGGCCAACGCCGAACCTGTTACCGCTGGGCACCTTGTGCACGCTGGTGGGCATCGTGATGCTGGCCTTCGTCGGCAGCTTCCCGATGATTCTGCTGGCCTCGGCGCTGGTGGGCATCGGCTCGTCGACGTTCCACCCGGAAACCTCGCGGATTGCGCGCCTGGCCTCTGGCGGGCGCTTCGGCCTGGCCCAATCGACCTTCCAGGTGGGCGGCAACACCGGTTCTGCACTGGGCCCGCTGCTGGCGGCGGCCATCGTCATACCGTTCGGCCAGACCCACGTGGCCTGGTTCGGCCTGGCCGCGTTGTTCTTCCTCGGTGTAACCCTGATGCTGCGCGGCTGGTACAAGGAACACCTGAACCAGGCCAAGGCGCGCAAGGCGGTGCAGGCCACCCATGGCATTTCGCGCAATCGGGTGATCGCGGCGCTGATCGTGCTGGGCCTGCTGGTGTTCTCCAAGTACTTCTACATGGCCAGCTTCACCAGTTACTTCACCTTCTACCTGATCGAGAAGTTCGATGTGTCGGTGGCCAGCTCGCAGTTGCACTTGTTCCTGTTCCTGGGGGCGGTGGCGGCGGGTACGTTCTTTGGCGGCCCGATCGGTGACCGCATCGGGCGCAAGGCAGTGATCTGGTTCTCGATCCTGGGCGTGACGCCGTTCACTTTGGCGCTGCCGTATGCCGACCTGTTCTGGACCACCGTGCTGAGCGTGGTGATCGGCTTTATCCTGGCTTCGGCGTTTTCCGCGATCGTGGTGTATGCGCAGGGGCTGGTGCCGGGTAGCGTGGGCATGATTGCCGGGATTTTCTTCGGGCTGATGTTTGGCTTTGGCGGCATTGGCGCGGCGCTGCTGGGGTATGTGGCAGACCTGCGCGGTATCGAGTATGTGTATGGGGTGTGCTCGTTCTTGCCGTTGTTCGGGCTGTTGGCGGTGTTCTTGCCGAGTACCGGCAAGCGCTAA
- the zntB_1 gene encoding Zinc transport protein ZntB (*Name zntB_1), with the protein MGHPALHLPQDHDLFGLLYAFAFRPGQPGREIDSAQLLHKLGQPLEPGEFLWVHLNLAHAACERWLRTHLQLPEAYFETLREGSRSTRIEHADSALLAVVNDVVFNFGLVSSDISTLWACASSQMLVSARLQPLHSVDKLRSSVKHGERFHSSIELLVHLLRDQGDVLTQIVRETTTSVDRIEDQLLSQRLSDNRAELGSMRRVLVRLQRLLALEPGALLRLLNRPPEWLQEQDIRQLRAATEEFTLVISDLTALGERIKLLQEEIAAKVNEQTNRTLFTLTVVTVLALPINIIAGFFGMNVGGVPLAENPHGFWVLVALVATFTVLVGRWAFRKRREY; encoded by the coding sequence ATGGGCCATCCCGCGCTGCACCTGCCACAGGACCACGACCTGTTCGGCTTGCTCTACGCCTTCGCCTTTCGCCCCGGCCAGCCTGGGCGTGAAATCGATTCTGCGCAGTTGTTGCACAAGCTCGGCCAGCCGCTGGAGCCGGGCGAGTTTCTTTGGGTGCACCTGAACCTGGCCCACGCTGCTTGCGAACGCTGGTTGCGTACCCACCTGCAGTTGCCTGAAGCCTATTTTGAAACCCTGCGCGAAGGTTCGCGCTCGACCCGCATCGAGCACGCCGACTCGGCGCTGTTGGCAGTGGTCAACGACGTGGTGTTCAATTTCGGCCTGGTGTCTTCGGACATTTCCACGCTGTGGGCCTGTGCCAGCAGCCAGATGCTGGTAAGCGCGCGATTGCAGCCGTTGCATTCGGTGGACAAGCTGCGCTCGTCGGTCAAGCATGGCGAGCGCTTCCATTCGTCCATCGAGCTGCTGGTGCACCTGCTGCGCGACCAAGGCGATGTGCTGACCCAGATCGTGCGTGAAACCACCACCAGCGTCGACCGTATCGAAGACCAGTTGTTGTCCCAGCGCCTGAGCGACAACCGCGCCGAGCTGGGCAGCATGCGCCGGGTACTGGTGCGCTTGCAGCGCCTGCTGGCACTGGAACCCGGGGCATTGCTGCGGCTGCTCAACCGGCCGCCCGAGTGGTTGCAGGAACAGGACATACGCCAGCTGCGCGCGGCCACCGAAGAGTTCACCCTGGTCATCAGCGACCTCACCGCCCTGGGCGAGCGGATCAAGCTGCTGCAGGAAGAAATTGCTGCCAAGGTCAACGAACAGACCAACCGCACCTTGTTCACCCTGACCGTGGTAACGGTGCTGGCGTTGCCGATCAACATCATCGCCGGCTTCTTCGGCATGAACGTCGGCGGCGTGCCCCTGGCGGAAAACCCACATGGCTTCTGGGTACTGGTGGCGCTGGTGGCGACCTTCACCGTACTGGTGGGGCGTTGGGCGTTTCGCAAACGGCGGGAATACTGA
- the ycaC_1 gene encoding putative hydrolase YcaC (*Name ycaC_1) — protein sequence MTFQYKRLDKNNAAVLLVDHQAGLLSLVRDIDPDRFKNNVLALADLAKYFKLPTILTTSFETGPNGPLVPELKEQFPDAPYIARPGNINAWDNEDFVKAVKATGKKQLLIAGVVTEVCVAFPALSALEEGFEVFVVTDASGTFNELTRDSAWRRMEAAGAQLMTWFGVACELHRDWRNDIEGLGTLFSNHIPDYRNLMTSYNKLAK from the coding sequence GTGACCTTCCAATACAAGCGTCTGGACAAGAACAACGCCGCCGTACTGCTGGTTGACCACCAGGCCGGCCTGCTCTCGCTGGTAAGGGACATCGACCCCGACCGCTTCAAGAACAACGTGCTGGCCTTGGCCGACCTGGCCAAGTACTTCAAGCTGCCGACCATCCTCACCACCAGCTTCGAGACCGGCCCCAACGGCCCGCTGGTGCCGGAGCTGAAAGAGCAGTTCCCTGACGCGCCCTACATTGCACGCCCCGGCAACATCAACGCCTGGGACAACGAAGACTTTGTAAAAGCCGTAAAAGCCACCGGCAAGAAGCAGCTGCTGATCGCCGGCGTGGTCACTGAGGTGTGCGTAGCCTTCCCGGCCTTGTCGGCGCTGGAGGAGGGCTTCGAGGTTTTTGTCGTCACCGACGCCTCCGGCACCTTCAACGAACTGACCCGTGATTCGGCCTGGCGGCGTATGGAGGCTGCCGGGGCGCAACTGATGACCTGGTTCGGCGTGGCCTGCGAGCTGCACCGCGACTGGCGCAATGACATTGAAGGGCTGGGAACTTTGTTCTCCAACCATATCCCGGACTACCGCAATCTGATGACCAGTTACAACAAGCTGGCCAAATAG
- the ycaD_1 gene encoding putative MFS-type transporter YcaD (*Name ycaD_1) has translation MNMRLLAGLLFAVSVVGFSLGASLPLVSLRLHEAGASTLEIGIISAIPAAGMMLSAFLVDACCRHLTRRTIYLLCFSLCTLSIALLESAFGSLWLLALLRLGLGLGMGIAIILGESWVNELCPEHNRGKIMALYATSFTGFQVLGPAMLAVLGANSPWITGVVTVCYGLALLCIVLTVPNDHVEHEEGDKSFGLAGFFRVAPALCVAVLFFSFFDAVVLSLLPVYATSHGFAVGVAALMVTVVFAGDMLFQLPLGWLADRVERTGLHLACGLVAMSIGIGLPWLLNMTWLLWPLLVVLGAVAGGIYTLALVLIGQRFKGQDLVTANASVGLLWGVGSLIGPLVSGAAMDMAPHGLPMALALMAGLFVCFARQSYRRTGRMRAVAE, from the coding sequence ATGAACATGCGTTTGCTGGCGGGCCTGTTGTTCGCCGTTTCAGTCGTGGGCTTCAGCCTGGGGGCCAGCCTGCCGCTGGTGTCTTTGCGCCTGCATGAAGCCGGGGCCAGTACCCTGGAAATCGGCATCATCTCGGCCATCCCCGCTGCGGGCATGATGCTCTCGGCGTTTCTGGTCGACGCCTGCTGCCGCCACCTCACCCGGCGCACCATTTACCTGCTGTGCTTCAGCCTGTGCACGCTCAGCATTGCCTTGCTCGAGTCGGCGTTCGGCTCGCTGTGGCTGCTGGCGCTGCTGCGCCTGGGCCTTGGGCTTGGCATGGGCATCGCCATCATCCTCGGCGAGTCGTGGGTCAACGAGCTGTGCCCTGAGCACAATCGCGGCAAGATCATGGCCCTTTATGCCACCAGTTTTACGGGTTTTCAGGTGCTTGGCCCGGCCATGCTCGCCGTGCTGGGTGCCAACAGCCCGTGGATCACCGGTGTGGTCACCGTCTGCTATGGCCTGGCATTGCTGTGTATTGTGCTGACCGTCCCCAATGACCATGTCGAACATGAAGAGGGCGACAAGAGCTTTGGCCTGGCCGGGTTCTTCCGCGTGGCACCGGCGCTGTGCGTGGCGGTGTTGTTCTTCTCGTTCTTCGATGCTGTGGTGCTGTCGTTGTTGCCGGTGTACGCCACCAGTCATGGCTTTGCCGTGGGCGTGGCGGCGCTGATGGTGACGGTGGTGTTTGCTGGCGACATGCTGTTCCAGCTGCCGTTGGGTTGGCTGGCCGACCGGGTGGAACGCACCGGGTTGCACCTGGCATGCGGGTTGGTGGCGATGTCGATTGGCATCGGCCTGCCGTGGCTGCTGAACATGACCTGGCTGTTGTGGCCGCTGCTGGTGGTGCTGGGCGCGGTTGCGGGGGGTATTTATACCCTGGCGCTAGTGCTGATCGGGCAACGTTTCAAGGGCCAGGACCTGGTCACTGCCAATGCCAGCGTGGGTTTGCTGTGGGGGGTAGGTAGCCTGATCGGGCCGCTGGTCAGTGGCGCGGCGATGGATATGGCCCCCCATGGCCTGCCCATGGCGCTGGCGCTGATGGCGGGGTTGTTCGTGTGCTTTGCGCGGCAGTCGTACCGACGCACAGGGCGGATGCGAGCCGTGGCGGAGTGA
- the aldA gene encoding Putative aldehyde dehydrogenase AldA (*Name aldA): MTTSHYIAGRWVEGQGSDCISVNDPALGQPFAEFMAASVAQVDQAVAAARSALPAWKTTSASERATYLRGFAEQLGHRREALITLQMRNNGKPRHEAEIDLDDAIATFGYYAELADQLPAKNRDVPLAAPGFTARTRLEPVGVVGLIVPWNFPLVTSAWKLAPALAAGCTVVLKPSEVTPLIEQAYGQIADALGLPAGVLNIVNGKAETGAALSNHNGLDKLSFTGSNSVGSQVMRSASAQCRPVTLELGGKSAIVVFDDCDVGQAVEWIVAGISWNAGQMCSATSRLLVQDGIADALLPRLQAALETLRVGNPLTEEVDMGPLTSQAQWLKVASYFATAREEGLQCLAGGKALDRDGWFVSPTLYTDVPKHSRLWTEEIFGPVLCARRFATEEQAIAEANDSRFGLVATVCSADLDRAERVADALEVGHVWINSVQAVFVETSWGGTKGSGIGRELGPWGLSAYQSVKHVTRCLG; this comes from the coding sequence ATGACCACTTCCCACTACATTGCCGGCCGCTGGGTCGAAGGCCAAGGCAGCGACTGCATCAGCGTCAACGACCCCGCGCTGGGGCAACCGTTCGCCGAATTCATGGCTGCCAGTGTGGCCCAGGTCGACCAGGCCGTGGCCGCGGCGCGCAGCGCCCTGCCCGCCTGGAAAACCACCAGCGCCAGCGAACGCGCTACCTACCTGCGCGGCTTTGCCGAACAGCTCGGGCATCGCCGTGAAGCGCTGATCACTTTACAAATGCGCAACAACGGCAAACCACGCCACGAGGCCGAGATCGACCTGGACGACGCCATCGCCACCTTCGGCTACTACGCCGAGTTGGCCGATCAGTTGCCTGCAAAGAATCGCGACGTTCCACTGGCCGCCCCAGGCTTCACTGCGCGCACCCGGCTGGAGCCGGTGGGCGTGGTCGGCCTGATCGTGCCGTGGAACTTCCCGCTGGTGACCAGCGCCTGGAAGCTTGCGCCGGCCCTGGCTGCCGGCTGCACCGTGGTGCTCAAGCCGTCGGAGGTCACCCCGCTGATCGAACAGGCCTACGGCCAGATCGCCGACGCCCTGGGCCTGCCGGCCGGGGTGCTGAACATCGTCAACGGCAAGGCCGAGACCGGCGCCGCGTTGAGCAACCACAATGGCCTGGACAAACTGTCGTTCACCGGCAGCAACAGCGTCGGCAGCCAGGTGATGCGCAGCGCGTCGGCACAGTGCCGGCCGGTAACGCTGGAACTGGGCGGCAAATCGGCCATCGTGGTGTTTGACGATTGCGATGTCGGCCAGGCGGTGGAGTGGATTGTCGCCGGCATTAGCTGGAACGCCGGGCAGATGTGTTCGGCCACTTCGCGGCTGCTGGTGCAGGACGGTATTGCCGACGCACTGCTGCCACGCTTGCAGGCGGCACTGGAAACCCTGCGGGTTGGCAATCCGCTGACCGAAGAAGTCGATATGGGCCCCCTGACTAGCCAGGCCCAGTGGCTGAAGGTGGCCAGCTACTTTGCCACAGCGCGGGAAGAAGGCTTGCAGTGCCTGGCCGGTGGCAAGGCGTTGGACCGCGACGGCTGGTTCGTCAGCCCGACGCTGTACACCGATGTGCCGAAACACAGCCGCCTGTGGACCGAGGAAATCTTTGGCCCCGTGCTGTGCGCACGCCGGTTTGCCACTGAGGAACAGGCGATTGCCGAGGCCAACGACAGCCGCTTCGGGCTGGTGGCAACAGTGTGCTCCGCCGACCTGGACCGTGCCGAGCGCGTGGCCGACGCGCTGGAGGTTGGCCATGTTTGGATCAACTCGGTGCAGGCGGTGTTCGTCGAAACCTCGTGGGGCGGTACCAAGGGCAGCGGGATTGGTCGTGAACTGGGGCCTTGGGGGTTGTCGGCCTACCAATCGGTCAAGCATGTGACGCGGTGCCTCGGCTAA